Proteins from a genomic interval of Capsicum annuum cultivar UCD-10X-F1 chromosome 4, UCD10Xv1.1, whole genome shotgun sequence:
- the LOC107867754 gene encoding 40S ribosomal protein S2-3: MAERGGFGRGFGGRGGRGSDRGGRGRGGRRPRRDTEEEKWVPVTKLGRLVKDGKIKSLEQIYLHSLPIKEYQIIDNLIGPSLKDEVMKIMPVQKQTRAGQRTRFKAFVVVGDGNGHVGLGVKCSKEVATAIRGAIILAKLSVIPVRRGYWGNKIGKPHTVPCKVTGKCGSVTVRMVPAPRGAGIVAARVPKKVLQFAGIEDVFTSSRGSTKTLGNFVKATFDCLMKTYGFLTPDFWKETRFTKSPFQEYFDILAKPANKVIVYAAEEAAPPERVEA; this comes from the exons ATGGCGGAGCGGGGAGGATTTGGCCGTGGATTCGGTGGAAGGGGTGGAAGAGGCAGCGACCGCGGCGGAAGGGGCCGTGGGGGTCGTCGTCCCCGCCGTGATACAGAGGAGGAGAAATGGGTACCCGTGACAAAGCTAGGAAGGCTGGTTAAAGATGGGAAGATCAAGTCATTGGAGCAAATCTACCTTCACTCACTCCCAATTAAGGAGTATCAAATCATCGATAACCTCATCGGACCATCACTCAAAGACGAAGTGATGAAAATCATGCCGGTTCAGAAGCAGACACGTGCCGGTCAGAGAACCCGGTTCAAGGCCTTTGTTGTTGTCGGTGATGGTAATGGTCACGTTGGACTGGGTGTTAAGTGCTCGAAGGAAGTGGCTACTGCTATACGTGGAGCGATTATATTGGCGAAGTTGTCAGTGATTCCAGTGAGGAGAGGTTATTGGGGGAATAAGATTGGGAAGCCACACACAGTGCCTTGTAAGGTTACTGGGAAATGTGGTTCTGTTACTGTGAGGATGGTCCCTGCTCCTCGTGGTGCTGGTATTGTTGCTGCTCGTGTTCCTAAGAAGGTTCTTCAGTTTGCTGGTATTGAAGATGTCTTTACCTCTTCTCGTGGATCCACCAAAACCCTTGGAAACTTCGTTAAG GCTACCTTCGATTGTTTAATGAAGACTTATGGGTTCCTCACTCCAGACTTTTGGAAAGAGACTCGCTTCACAAAATCTCCATTCCAAGAGTACTTTGATATCTTGGCAAAGCCTGCCAATAAGGTTATTGTCTACGCCGCTGAGGAGGCAGCACCACCTGAGAGAGTTGAGGCTTGA